A region of the Cyanobium usitatum str. Tous genome:
CCGTGACGATCAACAGGCTGATCACCAGGCTCATCACCCGACTGGCGGCCATCAAATTGGAAATCCGCTGCAGCAGCAGGTCGGGCATGGTGCACACCACCACCACCAGCAAGGCGTGGAGACAGTCAAGTGACCAGAACAAGCTGGATAGCTGCCCCATCCCCGACGCTGCCGCACCCTCGAGCGGCTGGCTCCACTGCAGCCCCTCGTAAACGGATATCACCACCAGCACCAGCAGCATCGGCGCCCGCAAGGGCAGCAACAGCAGACGCAACATCGCCATCACGGGGGAGCCAGCACCAGGGAAATCGCATCCAGAGGGCAACTCGGAATGCACTGTTCGCACACCAAGCAGCGTTGCGCATCGAATTGCAGCTGCCAAGCCGGCTGGCTCAAGCTGAGGGCACCGCTGGGGCAAACGCTCGAGCAGATGCCGCAGTCGACACAGAGACTGCTGTCTACGGCTATCTGACCAGGCGCCCGGTTGATGCCAAGCCCCTGACTTTCTAGCCAGGCCTCCGCCGCCGTCAGTTCGTCTATGTCACCGGAGAGCTCCACCACCATGGTGCCGCTCTGGTTGGGGGAAATCTGGGCCCGCAGGATCTTGGCGGCGATATCGAAATCCACCGCCAGCCGATAGGTGATCGGCTGATGCACCGCTTCGCGGGGAAAGTGCAGGGTGAGGCGCCGTTTCACGAGGATCCGGTTCGCGAGAACAGCACGCTTACCTCCGCAAAACGCTAGCAAGCACTGGCAAAGTGCAGTCATGACCAACTCCACCCCGAATTCCGGCCTGGGGCCAAGCGAAAGGCTGCTGCTAGTCGTGCTGGCGGCCCTACTGGCAGCGGGCCTGCTGTGGTTCCGGGGCGGCCTGAATCCGGAGGCTCCCCTGGAGCGCTTGGCGCGCCAATCCCTGGATCTACCCGTGGCCTTGCGCAATGGCAAGCCAACGCTTGTGGAGTTCTACGCCGACTGGTGCGACGCCTGCCGCACCATGGCTCCGGCGATGGAAACGATCGAAGCCCAACACCGCGGCCAGCTCGATGTGGTGCTGCTCAACGTTGACAATCCGCGCTGGCAGCCGGAGCTGGAGCGCTACGAGGTCAACGGCATTCCCCAACTTGAGCTGTTCAATGCTGCCGGTGAAGCGGTGGGCCGCTCGATTGGCGCTCGCAGCCTGAGCGAATTGCGCGCCCTCAGCAGCGCCCTGATCGCCGGCGAACCCCTGCCACCCCTAGCCGGAGTGGGTGCCGTCAGCAACCTCAGCCAAGCCGCTGGCGAAGTTGCGGCAGCGGAGCCAGGTACTGCCACGATGGCCGGACCCCGCAGCCACGGTTGACGCCTGCCATGGATTCCCGTTTCCGCGTTGCCCTGATCGCCGCCACGCCCAACCCCCAGCAGTGCGTTTATGCGGGCATGCATCAGGACTACAGCGAGGGCTTTGTGGCGGCAGATCCCAGCAGCTGGCCCGAGGAGAGCAAGGCAGGGGAGGTCTGCATCAAACGACTTCTCGCCGGCGAGCGCGGTCACTACGGCCCCTTAGAACACGCCCAGATCGTGCTCAACGTTGGCTGGTTTCCCCACTCGGTGATGCAGCAGGCGCGTACCCACCGGGTGGGGGTGAGCTTTGACGTGCAATCGATGCGCTACACCGGCGATCGCATCTGCAAGGCCGCCAATGGTGAACTGGAACTGGAGGAGGTGTTCTATCTACGGCCCGTAGGTAGCTATAGCGACCGGCAAGGCAAAAAATACGCCTATAGCGAAGAGCAGCGCTGCATAGATTTAGAGCTCTGCAGTGCGGCGGCGGCTCGCTACCGCGACCTTTTGGCGGCTGGCTTCGCCGAGGAGCACGCCCGCGGCATCCTGCCCTTCGACTACCGCCAGCACTTCGTGGTGAGCTTCACCTTGCGGGCATTTCTGCACTTCCTTGACCTGCGGGCCAAGCTCGACGCCCAGCTCGAAATTCGCGAACTTTGTGAATTGATGTGGCCCCACCTCCAGGCTTGGACCCCCCAATTTGCTGACTGGTATGAAAAGAGCCGCTTGCATAAGGCCAGGCTCGCCCCATAGGGCAAGCCATTTGGCGCACCTCTCGGTGCGACGCCCAGGCTCGCCCCATAGGGCGAACCATTTGCGGGAAACTAGATGCGCGCCAGGGTCACCCGCTCAGGTTGGTGTTGGTACTTGCCAGCCCGATCTTGATAGGTGGTCTCGCAGGGATCGCCCTCAAAAAAGAGCAGCTGGCAAATTCCCTCATTTGCGTAAATTCGG
Encoded here:
- a CDS encoding NIL domain-containing protein — its product is MKRRLTLHFPREAVHQPITYRLAVDFDIAAKILRAQISPNQSGTMVVELSGDIDELTAAEAWLESQGLGINRAPGQIAVDSSLCVDCGICSSVCPSGALSLSQPAWQLQFDAQRCLVCEQCIPSCPLDAISLVLAPP
- a CDS encoding thioredoxin domain-containing protein; this encodes MTNSTPNSGLGPSERLLLVVLAALLAAGLLWFRGGLNPEAPLERLARQSLDLPVALRNGKPTLVEFYADWCDACRTMAPAMETIEAQHRGQLDVVLLNVDNPRWQPELERYEVNGIPQLELFNAAGEAVGRSIGARSLSELRALSSALIAGEPLPPLAGVGAVSNLSQAAGEVAAAEPGTATMAGPRSHG
- the thyX gene encoding FAD-dependent thymidylate synthase; translation: MDSRFRVALIAATPNPQQCVYAGMHQDYSEGFVAADPSSWPEESKAGEVCIKRLLAGERGHYGPLEHAQIVLNVGWFPHSVMQQARTHRVGVSFDVQSMRYTGDRICKAANGELELEEVFYLRPVGSYSDRQGKKYAYSEEQRCIDLELCSAAAARYRDLLAAGFAEEHARGILPFDYRQHFVVSFTLRAFLHFLDLRAKLDAQLEIRELCELMWPHLQAWTPQFADWYEKSRLHKARLAP